A region from the Polycladomyces zharkentensis genome encodes:
- a CDS encoding bifunctional folylpolyglutamate synthase/dihydrofolate synthase, translating into MDQRFVTAEDVFRWMDETCVQAIQPGLDRMEWALDRLGHPERRMKWIHIAGTNGKGSTAAMVAKVLEQAGYPVGMFTSPYLMHWSERIRFDGENISEESFVRWANELKPVVEEMIRSGVGQPSPFEFWTLLAICYFAKEALPWFIVWETGLGGRWDATNVVYPLVSVITNVGHDHIHLLGDSLSQIAEEKAGIIKPGVPVVCGCEDETAVRVIEEKVKTGRSSLYLIGRDYAAEMIESTPSHQRIRFRNMYRTLEEITIPLAGEHQVKNAATAMMTLEVLRQFYATVLEDEDVLAGFSKVQWPGRLEKVADDPPIWLDGAHNPEGAEALAAFLSKQLTYRRLHLLLSVMEDKEVERVLRPLVQLAEHIVITQADHPRAMKAERLAGLVRSLTSAEVETADTPEQGLNHLRQRASADDLIMVTGSLFLVSDIRKHVVSGENQG; encoded by the coding sequence ATGGATCAACGGTTTGTCACCGCTGAAGACGTGTTTCGCTGGATGGATGAAACGTGTGTGCAAGCGATCCAACCGGGACTGGACCGGATGGAATGGGCGCTGGATCGGTTGGGGCATCCGGAGCGCCGGATGAAATGGATTCATATTGCCGGGACCAACGGCAAAGGCTCAACGGCGGCGATGGTCGCCAAGGTGCTTGAACAGGCCGGTTATCCGGTGGGGATGTTTACGTCTCCCTATCTGATGCATTGGAGCGAACGCATTCGTTTTGACGGAGAAAACATCTCTGAGGAATCGTTCGTACGCTGGGCCAACGAGCTGAAACCCGTTGTCGAGGAAATGATCCGATCCGGCGTCGGACAACCTTCGCCGTTTGAATTTTGGACGTTGCTGGCGATTTGTTATTTCGCCAAAGAAGCCCTGCCGTGGTTTATTGTTTGGGAGACGGGGCTTGGAGGCAGGTGGGACGCGACCAACGTGGTATATCCGTTGGTGTCGGTCATTACCAATGTCGGGCATGATCACATACATTTATTAGGGGATTCATTATCTCAGATCGCAGAGGAGAAAGCCGGCATCATCAAGCCGGGTGTACCCGTGGTGTGCGGTTGTGAGGATGAGACCGCCGTGCGGGTGATCGAAGAAAAGGTGAAAACGGGTCGAAGCTCCCTGTATCTGATCGGGCGGGATTATGCCGCGGAAATGATCGAATCAACGCCGTCACATCAGCGTATCCGATTCCGCAATATGTATCGGACATTGGAGGAGATCACCATTCCGCTGGCGGGAGAGCACCAGGTGAAAAATGCAGCCACGGCGATGATGACCCTGGAAGTGTTGCGTCAGTTTTACGCCACGGTATTGGAAGACGAAGATGTGTTGGCCGGATTTTCCAAGGTGCAATGGCCCGGACGATTGGAAAAAGTGGCGGATGATCCGCCAATCTGGCTGGACGGCGCACACAATCCGGAAGGAGCGGAAGCGTTGGCGGCGTTTCTGTCCAAGCAACTGACATACCGGCGATTGCACTTGTTGCTCTCCGTGATGGAAGACAAAGAGGTGGAACGGGTGCTGCGACCGTTGGTGCAGCTGGCTGAACATATCGTCATCACACAGGCGGATCACCCTCGAGCGATGAAAGCGGAACGGCTCGCCGGGTTGGTACGGTCACTTACTTCCGCGGAAGTGGAAACGGCCGACACGCCGGAGCAAGGACTGAACCACCTGCGACAACGGGCGTCCGCGGATGATCTCATCATGGTGACGGGATCACTGTTTCTCGTGTCCGACATTCGCAAGCATGTGGTATCAGGGGAAAATCAAGGATAA
- a CDS encoding valine--tRNA ligase, translating into MAEQPKASLPPTYDPKAAEEKWYDYWLEGGFFRADADSDKQPFTIVIPPPNVTGNLHIGHALNNTLQDVLIRFKRMQGYDALWLPGMDHAGIATQARVEATLREEGISRHDLGREKFLEKVWEWKHHYAQIIRDQWRKMGLSLDYSRERFTLDEGLSRAVREVFVRLYEKGLIYRGKYIINWDPVARTALSDIEVIHKEVKGALYHMRYPLKDGTGYIQVATTRPETMLGDTAVAVHPEDERYRHLIGKTVILPIIGREIPIIADEYVDPSFGSGAVKITPAHDPNDFEIGQRHNLPQVLVMDETGKMNENAGPYQGLDRFECRKRIVQDLQEQGVLVHIEEHVHSVGHSERSGAVVEPYLSTQWFVRMKPLAERAIEQTRSGQGVRFVPERFEKIYLHWIENVRDWCISRQLWWGHRIPAWYCGDCGEMTVAREEPKTCPKCGSRNLEQDPDVLDTWFSSGLWPFSTLGWPDETKDLKRYFPTDVLVTGYDIIYFWVARMIFTALEFTGQKPFRDVLITGLVRDAEGRKMSKSLGNGVDPMEVIDKYGADAMRFMLATGCTPGNDQRFRWERVESARNFANKIWNASRFALMHLDGVSAEELKLTGPFSTADRWILHRLNETIEEATRLLERYEFGEVGRVLYNFIWDELCDWYIEFAKLPLYGEDEEAKRVTRSVLAYVLDQSLRLLHPFMPFVTEEIWQHLPTAGRSITVAEWPKPSAEWEAPEAVRDMQVLIEIIRSVRNIRAEMEVPVKQQVELLIRADAEVLSAIRQNEAAIRRLCGAERVTVGEDVTRPDKAMTAVVTGAEVFVPLAGLIDIDQTIARLEAELKKLDAEVARVEKKLSNQGFVTKAPKHVVEEERRKGEEYREKREKVLARLNELKG; encoded by the coding sequence ATGGCCGAACAACCGAAAGCATCATTGCCGCCGACCTATGATCCCAAGGCGGCGGAGGAAAAATGGTATGATTACTGGTTGGAGGGCGGTTTTTTCCGCGCTGACGCCGATTCGGACAAACAGCCGTTTACCATCGTGATCCCCCCGCCCAATGTCACGGGCAATCTGCACATCGGGCATGCGCTCAACAATACGCTGCAGGACGTGCTGATCCGCTTCAAACGCATGCAGGGCTATGACGCGCTGTGGTTGCCCGGCATGGACCATGCGGGAATTGCTACCCAGGCACGGGTGGAAGCGACGCTTCGGGAAGAAGGTATCAGCCGGCATGATCTGGGGCGGGAGAAATTCCTGGAGAAAGTGTGGGAATGGAAGCATCACTATGCGCAGATCATCCGCGATCAATGGCGGAAGATGGGGCTGTCGCTGGACTACTCGCGCGAACGTTTCACCCTGGATGAAGGGTTGTCCCGTGCGGTGCGGGAAGTGTTTGTGCGTTTGTATGAAAAAGGGTTGATCTATCGCGGCAAATACATCATCAACTGGGACCCGGTCGCGCGCACCGCGCTTTCGGACATCGAAGTGATCCATAAAGAAGTGAAGGGCGCGCTGTATCACATGCGGTACCCGCTCAAAGACGGCACGGGATACATCCAAGTGGCCACGACGCGTCCGGAGACGATGTTGGGCGACACGGCCGTGGCGGTTCACCCGGAAGATGAACGGTACCGGCACCTGATCGGAAAAACGGTGATCCTGCCCATCATCGGCCGGGAAATCCCGATCATCGCCGACGAATATGTCGATCCGTCGTTCGGCTCCGGTGCCGTGAAAATCACGCCGGCACACGATCCCAACGATTTCGAGATCGGGCAGCGTCACAACCTGCCGCAGGTGTTGGTGATGGACGAGACAGGCAAGATGAACGAGAACGCGGGACCGTACCAAGGGTTGGACCGGTTCGAGTGCCGGAAGCGCATCGTTCAGGATCTGCAGGAACAGGGCGTACTTGTCCATATCGAAGAACACGTGCATTCCGTCGGGCACAGCGAACGATCCGGCGCGGTGGTGGAGCCGTATCTGTCCACGCAATGGTTTGTGCGGATGAAGCCGCTTGCCGAACGGGCCATCGAACAAACCCGGTCGGGTCAAGGGGTCCGGTTTGTGCCGGAGCGGTTTGAAAAGATTTATCTGCACTGGATCGAAAACGTGCGCGATTGGTGCATTTCGCGACAATTGTGGTGGGGTCACCGCATCCCGGCCTGGTATTGCGGCGACTGCGGCGAAATGACCGTGGCGCGCGAAGAGCCAAAAACCTGTCCAAAATGCGGCAGCCGGAATCTGGAGCAGGACCCGGATGTGCTGGATACCTGGTTCAGCTCAGGGCTGTGGCCGTTCTCCACGTTGGGGTGGCCGGACGAGACCAAAGACTTGAAGCGCTATTTCCCGACGGACGTATTGGTCACCGGGTATGACATCATCTACTTCTGGGTGGCCCGCATGATCTTTACCGCGTTGGAATTTACGGGACAAAAACCGTTCCGCGACGTGCTGATCACCGGTCTGGTGCGGGATGCCGAAGGACGCAAAATGTCCAAGTCACTCGGCAACGGCGTCGATCCGATGGAAGTGATCGACAAGTACGGTGCCGATGCGATGCGGTTTATGCTGGCCACCGGCTGTACGCCCGGCAATGACCAACGCTTCCGTTGGGAGCGCGTGGAATCGGCTCGGAACTTTGCCAACAAGATCTGGAATGCGTCCCGTTTTGCCCTGATGCATCTGGACGGTGTTTCGGCGGAGGAATTGAAGCTGACCGGCCCGTTCTCCACGGCGGATCGCTGGATTTTGCACCGGCTGAACGAAACGATTGAAGAAGCGACCCGCCTGTTGGAACGCTATGAATTTGGCGAAGTGGGGCGAGTCCTTTACAATTTTATCTGGGACGAGTTGTGCGACTGGTACATCGAGTTCGCCAAACTCCCGCTGTACGGTGAAGACGAAGAAGCCAAACGGGTGACACGCTCCGTTTTGGCGTATGTGCTGGATCAATCGCTGCGCCTGCTGCATCCGTTTATGCCGTTTGTGACGGAGGAAATCTGGCAGCACCTGCCGACGGCCGGTCGGAGCATCACGGTGGCCGAGTGGCCGAAACCGTCTGCGGAGTGGGAAGCACCGGAAGCGGTGCGGGACATGCAGGTGCTGATCGAGATCATCCGCTCGGTGCGCAATATCCGGGCGGAGATGGAAGTGCCGGTCAAACAGCAAGTGGAACTCCTGATCCGCGCCGATGCCGAGGTGTTGTCGGCCATCCGGCAAAACGAAGCGGCCATTCGCCGGCTGTGCGGGGCGGAACGGGTCACGGTCGGAGAAGACGTCACCCGCCCGGACAAAGCGATGACCGCGGTGGTCACCGGTGCGGAGGTGTTCGTGCCGCTGGCGGGCTTGATCGATATCGACCAAACGATCGCCCGGCTGGAAGCGGAGTTGAAAAAGCTGGATGCCGAAGTGGCGCGGGTGGAGAAAAAATTGTCCAACCAGGGATTTGTGACCAAGGCACCGAAGCACGTTGTGGAAGAAGAGCGGCGTAAAGGGGAAGAGTATCGCGAAAAACGCGAAAAGGTATTGGCACGGTTGAACGAGTTGAAAGGGTAG